CTATCTCGCCGCCCTTTGAGCTTAAAAAATCAACACCGAAAAGTTTAAAGCCGATATTTCTCTCTTTTACGGCTTTTAATAGTTTTGGCATCAATACTGATATAGGACGGCTTACCTGTGGACATTCATCAATAAAAACTATACCTTTTTTATCTATATGATTCATAGCATAATAAAGGGTCTCTCCGTCGTGCCAAATTTTAAACTCGCTTCTTGAGCGATAATGAGTGTGTGGTGATTCAAATACAGATATATCGCCGCTGTAAAAAGGAAGAAATCTCTCCTGATTTAACTCAAGCTTTAAAGCTAACTGATGCTCATAGCCGCCTTCATAAACCTTACATGCGCCGCATTCGCCAAAATATTTACAATTCATACCGTTCACTTTATTTTCTATTTAACCGAAGCTATCAGGTTTCCGATAAGCAGACTCCATCCGTCTATAAGAACAAATACGAGTATCTTAAAGGGGAGCGCTATCATAATAGGCGGCAACATCATCATACCCATCGACATAAGTATGGACGCTACGACCATATCGATTACCAAAAACGGCAAAAACAGCAAAAAGCCTATCTCAAAAGCAGTTTTTAGCTCGCTTATAACAAATGCGGGAATGACAATGGAGAGAGGCACATCCGCAATACTTGCAGGATTTTCCATTTTTCTGATTCTAAAAAATAGAGCCAAATCTTTTTCTCTCGTGTTTCTAATCATAAAATTTTTAAACGGCAGAGTAGTTTTGTCAAAGGCTTCTTCATAGCCTATTTTTTTCTCCACATAAGGTTTTATTCCCTCATCATAAGCTTTTTTGCCGACCGGCTCCATAACAAAAAAGGTTAAAATCATGGCAAGCATTACCAAAAGCTGCGTAGGAGGAACTTGTTGCGTACCGAGTGCTTGACGCAAAAAACCAAAAACTATGACAAATCTTGTAAAAGTCGTCATAACAAGAACCATGCTCGGTGCCAAAAAGAGCAGCGTTAAAAGAACAAGCACATTTAAAGAGCTGACAAGCTGCTGCGGAGAGTTTGGAGCCGAAAGCTCAAAATTCATAGTAGGAATAGCTACTGCTTCCGCTCCGAAAATCGGGATTATGCCCAACACTAAAATCAATAAAAAAAATCTAAACATTATTTATTTTCTGCCTTACTCAAATCCGTCCAAATACCTTGCTGCAAATATTAGTCTTATAATACCACAAAAAAAATTAGCCTCTTATCTAAAAAAAGAATTCTTACTCATTTTATTTCAAATATAAGAGCGAATAGGTATAATTTTGTAAATGAATAGCTATATTCTGCGAGAAGTCTTTCTGCCTCATAAGAGGCAAGACCAAAGTGCCCAAGCGGGCTAGCGTAGCTAAATGGGCTTTGCTCGTTTAGCGTATAAAATAAAGTTTTGTAAGAACTCTATTAAAAAAAAAGAGTAAAAATGCATAAAAATCAAATAAGCATAGTAATTTTAGCTGCGGGAAAAGGCAGCCGTATGAAATCTGCCAAAGCAAAGGTTTTACACACGATTTGCGGAAAAGAGATGCTATACCACATCATAAAATCATCCCGTATGATAAGCGATGATATAACCGTTGTCGTTGCACACCAAAAAGAGAGTGTTATAAAGCAGATGAGCTTATATTTTGATGATATAAACTTTGTAGTTCAAGATGATATAAACTTTCCCGGAACCGGCGGTGCTATGAAAAATATCTGCACCAAAAATGAAAAAGTACTGGTTTTAAACGGTGATATGCCGCTCATCACACCCCAATCGCTTTACGGTTTTTTAAAGAGCGATTCCGATGTCGTTATGTCTGTTTTTGACCTTCAAAATCCCGACGGATACGGTCGCGTTATCATAGATGGCGGGCAGGTTCAAAGGATAGTCGAACAAAAAGACGCTTCTGTTTCAGAGCTGCAAGTAACAACCGTAAACGCAGGTGTATACGCATTTTCCAAGAAAATATTGGACAAATATATACCGCTGCTAAAAAATGATAATGCTCAAAAAGAGTACTACTTGACCGATGTGATATCTATGGCAAGAGCAGACGGTTTGAGCATCGCTCCGCTTTTGGTTGACGAAGAACACTTTAAGGGGATAAATTCTAAACTTGATTTATCCGTTGCGGAAGAGATTATGCAAAACAGAATCAAGGCAAATTGGATGAACGGCGGTGTTATAATGCAGCTTCCGTCCACTATTTATATCGACGAGGGCGTGGTTTTTGAGGGAGAGTGCATAGTTGAAAACGGATGTCGCATAACGGGAGAGTCTAAAATAATCAACTCTCATATCAAAGCGCACAGCGTTATAGAAGATAGCGTTGTGAAAAACTCGGATGTCGGACCTCTGGCACATCTCCGCCCTGCTTCAAACATAGAAGATACGCATATAGGAAATTTTGTCGAGATTAAAAAATCATCCCTAAAAGGGGTAAAAGCGGGGCATTTAAGCTATATCGGCGATGCCACCGTTGACGAGGGTACTAATATCGGTGCGGGCGTAATAACATGCAACTATGACGGGATAAACAAGCATAAAACTACTATCGGCAAAAATGTATTTGTCGGAAGTGACTCTCAATTAATCGCACCCGTAACACTGGAAGATGATGTAATGATTGCTGCAGGGACAACGGTTAGAAGCGGAAAAATCCTAAGCGGAGAGCTTGCGGTTAGCAGTGCTAAACTACGAGTAATAAAAGACTTTTACTATAAATTTTTTAAAAAATAAAGATACCTCTAAAGAGAGGTACCTTGACATAGTTTAAGAGTTTAAAACTATGTCCAGTGCTTTTTCGTAACTTTCCATATCAAGCCCAAACTCTTCGATAGTTGCTTTTGCGGCAGCTATGGACTCTTCTGTTATCTCACCGTTTGGAAGAACTGTTTCTCTAACAGCCTTTAACTGTGCCGCCATCTCTCTATCTTCATCTATGGTTCCCTCCGGATCATCGCTATAACGAATTACATGTATGATTTCAGGATCAAGTTGCCAGTTGTTGAAAAGTGTCGCCGTTACATCCGTTGTTTGCGCCCCGCAAGCACTTTTTTCTGCTTTAGAGATATCTTCTGCTTTGTCCAATGCCTCTTTTATAACGCCTGCTTTGCCGTCTTCTATAAGCGTTTTACTGATAATTACACGCCCCAAATCAACCAAAAATGCTGCTGGAGCGAGTACTGCCAACTGTTTTGGCTGGCGACGGACAAACCAATTTATAGTAAGCGCCAATTGTCTTTCACAAGCATAGGCAAACTGCTCTTTTGTCATACCGTACGGCGATAAATCTATCTTAAAACTTGCATTAACCGCACTATTTAAAACAAACGCTCTAATAGCATCTTTGCCAAGCAAAGAAACGGCTTGCTTTACACTATTTACGGTTCTGGATATCCCGTACATAGGCGAATTTGCTATACGAAGTATATCCGCCGTCAATATAGGATCTTTTTCTATGGCCTTTTGCATATCTTCAAATGTGCCGTTTTCATCTCTATATATTTTTTCAACATCCTGTACAGATTCCGGAAGCGGCGGAATTGCATCAATATTTTTTATAAGTGTCTTTGTCATCTACATCTACCTTAATTTTGTTTATCACTATCATTCTAGTACATTTCTTTTTATTAGTTGAAGAAATGCAACTATATTTGAAATTTTAACAAAAGCTGTTTATTCTAGTAACAATTAATAGAGTATTACTGCATATAAAAACTTTTTTTGATAGAATATTTAAAACTCTTTGGGAGGCTGCCAAAAAAGAGAACTCCAAGCACGCCGTAATCGACACTCTCTTTTAACATCTCCATTTAAAGTATTCTAATTTTGAGAATAGATATCATAAACATTTCTATTAACGATGTTTTTTCTGATGCGATCGCTCAAATAAAGGTAAACTGAAGATCTCTTTCACAGAACAAGCCCTAATAACTATTAAACAAATCCTGTATTTTAGAGACATCATGTGTAGTCTTATGAAGCGGTTTTGCATCTTCGCCTC
This portion of the Sulfurimonas sp. genome encodes:
- a CDS encoding HDOD domain-containing protein, with the translated sequence MTKTLIKNIDAIPPLPESVQDVEKIYRDENGTFEDMQKAIEKDPILTADILRIANSPMYGISRTVNSVKQAVSLLGKDAIRAFVLNSAVNASFKIDLSPYGMTKEQFAYACERQLALTINWFVRRQPKQLAVLAPAAFLVDLGRVIISKTLIEDGKAGVIKEALDKAEDISKAEKSACGAQTTDVTATLFNNWQLDPEIIHVIRYSDDPEGTIDEDREMAAQLKAVRETVLPNGEITEESIAAAKATIEEFGLDMESYEKALDIVLNS
- the glmU gene encoding bifunctional UDP-N-acetylglucosamine diphosphorylase/glucosamine-1-phosphate N-acetyltransferase GlmU; protein product: MHKNQISIVILAAGKGSRMKSAKAKVLHTICGKEMLYHIIKSSRMISDDITVVVAHQKESVIKQMSLYFDDINFVVQDDINFPGTGGAMKNICTKNEKVLVLNGDMPLITPQSLYGFLKSDSDVVMSVFDLQNPDGYGRVIIDGGQVQRIVEQKDASVSELQVTTVNAGVYAFSKKILDKYIPLLKNDNAQKEYYLTDVISMARADGLSIAPLLVDEEHFKGINSKLDLSVAEEIMQNRIKANWMNGGVIMQLPSTIYIDEGVVFEGECIVENGCRITGESKIINSHIKAHSVIEDSVVKNSDVGPLAHLRPASNIEDTHIGNFVEIKKSSLKGVKAGHLSYIGDATVDEGTNIGAGVITCNYDGINKHKTTIGKNVFVGSDSQLIAPVTLEDDVMIAAGTTVRSGKILSGELAVSSAKLRVIKDFYYKFFKK
- the fliP gene encoding flagellar type III secretion system pore protein FliP (The bacterial flagellar biogenesis protein FliP forms a type III secretion system (T3SS)-type pore required for flagellar assembly.), whose amino-acid sequence is MFRFFLLILVLGIIPIFGAEAVAIPTMNFELSAPNSPQQLVSSLNVLVLLTLLFLAPSMVLVMTTFTRFVIVFGFLRQALGTQQVPPTQLLVMLAMILTFFVMEPVGKKAYDEGIKPYVEKKIGYEEAFDKTTLPFKNFMIRNTREKDLALFFRIRKMENPASIADVPLSIVIPAFVISELKTAFEIGFLLFLPFLVIDMVVASILMSMGMMMLPPIMIALPFKILVFVLIDGWSLLIGNLIASVK